A single Argentina anserina chromosome 7, drPotAnse1.1, whole genome shotgun sequence DNA region contains:
- the LOC126802443 gene encoding LOW QUALITY PROTEIN: telomerase reverse transcriptase (The sequence of the model RefSeq protein was modified relative to this genomic sequence to represent the inferred CDS: inserted 7 bases in 5 codons; substituted 5 bases at 5 genomic stop codons), translating to MKKKRRVPVVLWRLFHNRARTLTSLLPPPPPHSPKPQCRFCQGRRCLRCSTGPDAMSFLLRPNDPSDXRSLLHDCFVVVSENAPTLTRFSPESHWSQIEIVRAVIESTMLEQSVSSNVICSNYDMCDESSAILELLTSPAWCRLLERVGDGLMVYLLRNASIFLXFADEKHQQVAGLPISNLCRKRFKCTPNSNWQPSXLAPCGPPRKRKRDDNVHSVSKKKQLMSSVGIGESWSSATCNGCCNSSDNFRIMXSHISFSEASTPVASTPTNDYKGNLNQELTNSFGKLRKRSRPFRWYRCRKHRQLCTQETVFKSVLRTTVNDKQWLPGRLFPSLKPRFGQYFEQCYCLRFQVAQKISKNSQIDRKSLFFNSEHTSSIFLRKHVLNSVKPDSVGXEFLVRSIFGIYDTKSARSKTSPNSCCHCLTGSACLYHSLVRLLKSLIRRAQYGQHLRILEKNCVTTVNPNTTINSGCIFEGEKWEHCVHKKSQYCTADHCSKSPEVSESFTDEIXSYCLNSQVESFIWAACRSIVPPELLGTPSNRRILRRTISKFIQLRRFEWLSLKQCLHKLKVSRFPFLSNKHNFCCLNKEAPKYVDGKGVDTEKGASTLNDAIHVANVKLLESWIYWLFSSVVVPLXQANFYVTGSEHGKQDVYYYRKSVWEKMKNKTIMTCMDQSYRYLDDATTRRIIRKRSFGFXKLRICPKESGVRLLANLRTSSKLFGKELCLADQSNGIFRGKKLHRRKVRFEYFKSVNHVLRDTHVVLKDMQMKEPGKLGSSVFDYNDVYRKLCPFLVDMKRGFSTTPDVFIIVSDVSKAFNSVNQDKLFGVVKDVIRADEYIIQQSHYVIFKKGSLRVHENRACLDQNTGSIFKSKFCSVLVNQECSWPVKKKELLFILNEHVKRNVLQLDKKFYLQHTGIPQGSVLSALLCSLYYGHLDQNVIFPFLERTWEPSTTDLSGGHNFRVPSAAQCSSEDXVSSSSRYTLLRFIDDFLFISTSKAQAASFISRLQXEFWDHNCYMNEKKFCMNFDIGNMASLPSNRIYTGDDGILFMRWSGLLINSCTLEVQADYTKYLKNHLNVRSLISNTLTVFYQGKLSCHLKGKLLDYMRPKCHPLFFDSHINSASVVRLNIYQAFLLCAMKFHCYIRALSYICKFHFRFYSCIIQRSLRIMHKLIKKRMCSLYTGSNVCPILQLGKGEVEWLGLYAFIQVLERKQSRYKKLLSLLKLKLSNHKINGSESSELSYAVDRSHSSVFWKIKY from the exons atgaagaagaaacgTCGCGTCCCGGTGGTCCTCTGGCGGCTCTTCCACAACCGAGCCCGCACTCTCACCTCCTTACtccctccccctcctcctcattCCCCAAAACCCCAATGTCGTTTCTGCCAGGGCCGCCGTTGCCTCCGCTGCTCCACCGGCCCCGACGCCATGTCCTTTCTCCTCCGACCCAACGATCCCTCCGATTAACGCTCTCTTCTCCACGACTGCTTCGTCGTCGTCTCCGAAAACGCCCCCACCCTCACTCGCTTCTCTCCTGAATCTCACTGGTCCCAAATTGAG ATTGTTAGAGCAGTGATCGAATCGACAATGCTGGAGCAATCGGTGTCTTCCAATGTGATATGCAGTAATTATGATATG TGTGATGAGTCGAGCGCCATTTTGGAGCTTCTGACTTCTCCGGCTTGGTGTCGTCTGTTGGAGAGG GTTGGGGACGGTCTTATGGTTTATTTACTGAGAAACGCGTCGATATTTTTGTGATTTGCGGATGAGAAGCATCAGCAGGTGGCAGGTCTTCCCATTAGTAACTTATGTCGTAAGAGGTTCAAGTGCACACCAAATTCAAATTGGCAACCGT CCCTGGCTCCATGTG GACCCCCACGAAAGAGGAAAAGGGATGATAACGTCCACTCAGTGTCAAAGAAAAAGCAGCTCATGAGTTCAGTTGGCATTGGAGAAAGCTGGAGTTCTGCTACCTGTAATGGCTGCTGCAACAGTAGTGACAATTTTAGGATTAT CAGTCATATTAGTTTTTCTGAAGCATCCACACCAGTAGCCAGCACACCAACCAATGATTATAAAGGGAATTTAAATCAGGAACTTACAAATAGTTTCGGAAAGCTAAGAAAGCGTTCAAGACCATTTCGTTGGTACCGTTGCAGGAAACACAGACAATTATGTACTCAAGAAACTGTTTTTAAGAGTGTTCTTAGAACTACTGTCAATGATAAACAATGGTTACCTGGCAGGCTTTTTCCATCCTTGAAGCCCAGATTTGGTCAATATTTTGAACAG TGCTATTGCTTGCGGTTCCAAGTTGCCCAAAAGATCTCCAAAAATTCTCAGATAGACCGGAAATCCTTGTTCTTCAACTCAGAACATACTTCATCAATCTTTCTTAGAAAGC ATGTGCTGAATTCTGTAAAGCCTGATTCTGTTGGTTGAGAGTTTCTTGTTAGGAGTATTTTTGGTATATATGACACAAAAAGTGCACGGTCAAAGACGAGTCCCAATAGCTGTTGTCATTGTCTCACAGGTTCTGCATGCCT GTATCATTCACTTGTTAGGTTGCTTAAAAGTCTCATACGTAGAGCACAGTACGGTCAGCACCTGAGAATATTGGAAAAGAATTGTGTTACAACTGTAAATCCGAACACAACAATAAACAGTGGTTGCATCTTTGAG GGAGAAAAGTGGGAGCACTGTGTGCACAAGAAATCTCAGTATTGTACTGCCGACCATTGCAGTAAATCTCCTGAAGTGAGTGAATCTTTCACTGATGAAA AATCTTACTGCTTGAACAGTCAGGTTGAGTCGTTCATATGGGCTGCTTGTAGGAGTATTGTTCCTCCCGAATTGCTAGGAACTCCTTCAAATCGGAGAATTTTGAGGAGAACTATTTCAAAGTTCATTCAGCTTAGAAGATTTGAATGGTTGTCTTTAAAACAATGTCTGCATAAATTGAAAGTGTCTAGGTTCCCATTTCTATCCAATAAACACAATTTCTGCTGTCTGAATAAGGAGGCACCAAAATATGTGGATGGAAAAGGTGTAGACACTGAAAAGGGAGCCAGTACATTGAATGATGCCATACATGTTGCTAACGTAAAATTGTTAGAAAGTTGGATTTATTGGCTCTTTTCATCTGTAGTTGTGCCATTGTAGCAAGCCAACTTCTATGTCACTGGAAGTGAGCATGGCAAGCAAGATGTCTATTACTATCGAAAGTCAGTTtgggagaagatgaagaacaagaCCATCATGACTTGCATGGATCAGAGCTATCGATATCTGGATGATGCGACAACTAGAAGAATTATAAGGAAACGATCATTTGGGT TCAAACTCCGGATTTGTCCAAAAGAGTCTGGAGTGAGGTTGCTAGCAAATTTAAGAACATCATCCAAACTGTTTGGGAAAGAGCTATGCTTAGCAGATCAGTCTAATGGAATATTTAGAGGAAAGAAACTGCATCGGAGAAAGGTCAGATTTGAGTATTTCAAGTCCGTGAATCATGTTCTTCGTGATACCCATGTTGTTTTAAAAGATATGCAGATGAAAGAACCAGGGAAATTAGGATCGTCTGTGTTTGATTACAATGATGTATACAGAAAGTTATGCCCGTTTCTAGTTGATATGAAGCGTGGATTCAGTACAACACCTGATGTCTTTATCATTGTCTCTGATGTATCAAAAGCCTTTAATTCTGTTAACCAGGATAAGCTGTTTGGTGTTGTGAAAGATGTTATAAGAGCAGATGAATATATTATCCAGCAATCTCATTATGTCATTTTCAAGAAGGGATCATTAAGGGTTCATGAGAACCGTGCATGTCTCGATCAAAATACCGGCTCAATTTTCAAATCTAAATTTTGTAGTGTTCTTGTTAATCAG GAGTGTAGCTGGCcagtgaagaagaaggaacTACTTTTTATTCTAAATGAACATGTGAAGCGTAATGTGCTGCAGTTGGATAAAAAGTTCTATTTGCAACATACTGGTATTCCTCAAGGAAGCGTTCTGTCAGCTTTGCTCTGCTCATTATACTATGGACATCTGGATCAGAATGTGATCTTTCCATTTCTTGAAAGAACTTGGGAACCTTCTACTACAGATTTATCAGGAGGACATAATTTTCGAGTTCCTTCTGCTGCACAGTGCAGTAGTGAGGA AGTCTCCTCATCCTCTAGATACACTCTGCTTagatttattgatgattttcttttcatttcaaccTCAAAGGCGCAGGCTGCTAGTTTCATCTCAAGGTTGCAATGAGAATTTTGGGATCACAACTGTTATATGAATGAGAAAAAATTCTGTATGAATTTTGATATTGGAAACATGGCAAGTTTGCCATCAAACAGGATCTACACTGGTGATGATGGCATTTTATTTATGAGATGGAGTGGCTTGCTCATCAATTCTTGCACACTTGAAGTTCAGGCAGACTATACAAA GTACTTGAAAAACCACTTAA atgtgagatctctcatctccaataCTCTCACAGTCTTCTACCAAGGCAAACTTAGTTGCCATTTGAAGGGAAAGTTGCTTGACTACATGAGACCTAAATGTCATCCTTTATTCTTTGATTCCCACATCAATTCAGCATCTGTGGTGAGACTGAATATCTACCAAGCCTTCTTGTTATGTGCAATGAAGTTCCATTGTTACATCCGAGCCTTATCATATATCTGCAAATTTCACTTTAGATTCTACTCCTGCATTATCCAGAGATCTTTGAG GATCATGCACAAGCTCATAAAGAAAAGGATGTGTTCGTTGTATACTGGCTCTAACGTATGCCCAATTCTTCAATTGGGGAAGGGGGAAGTTGAATGGCTTGGTTTATATGCTTTTATCCAAGTattagaaagaaaacaatCACGGTATAAGAAGTTGCTCTCCTTATTGAAGCTAAAGTTGTCAAACCATAAGATAAATGGCTCTGAGTCTTCTGAGCTGAGTTATGCAGTTGATAGATCACATTCCTCTGTATTTTGGAAAATCAAGTATTAG